One genomic segment of Amycolatopsis granulosa includes these proteins:
- a CDS encoding flavin-containing monooxygenase, protein MTQTIGREAPARSPQARVDAWLARFEAALAARDVAAAAGMFAVDSFWRDLVAFTWNIKTVEGREGVAGLLSACLEGTDPSGFRTTETPTEADGVTEAWLKFETATGRGKGHLRLTDEGAWTFLTSLRELKGFEEPQRERRPKGVRHGIVRGRRSWAEERELEKQELGYERQPYVVVIGGGQGGIALGARLRQLGVPALVLDRHDRPGDQWRKRYQSLCLHDPVWYDHLPYLPFPENWPVFAPKDKIADWLEMYTRVMDVPYWTRSEVRSASYDERTGRWTVTVDRDGDTVVLTPEQLVFATGMSGKPNIPAFPGMDVFEGDQHHSSQHPGPDAYAGRKAVVIGSNNSAHDICAALWEHGADVTMVQRSSTHVVKSDSLMEIGLGDLYSERAVAAGMSTDKADMVFASLPYRIMHEFQIPVYEKIKQRDADFYERLERAGFRHDWGDDGSGLFMKYLRRGSGYYIDVGASELVADGKIKLVQGQVDHLTRDAVVLADGTELTAELVVYATGYGSMNGWVADLAGQEMADRVGKVWGLGSGTTKDPGPWEGEQRNMWKPTQQPGLWFHGGNLHQSRHYSLYLALQLKARYEGIPTPVYGLQEVHHLS, encoded by the coding sequence ATGACTCAGACGATCGGCCGGGAGGCGCCGGCCCGTTCGCCGCAGGCGCGCGTCGACGCCTGGCTGGCACGGTTCGAGGCCGCGCTGGCGGCACGCGACGTCGCGGCGGCGGCCGGGATGTTCGCGGTGGACAGTTTCTGGCGCGACCTGGTCGCCTTCACCTGGAACATCAAGACCGTGGAGGGCCGGGAAGGTGTCGCCGGCCTGCTGTCGGCCTGCCTGGAGGGCACCGATCCGTCGGGTTTCCGCACCACCGAGACGCCCACCGAGGCCGACGGGGTCACCGAGGCGTGGCTGAAGTTCGAGACCGCGACCGGGCGCGGCAAGGGCCACCTCCGGCTCACGGACGAGGGTGCCTGGACGTTCCTGACCAGCCTGCGCGAGCTCAAGGGCTTCGAGGAACCGCAGCGCGAACGTCGCCCGAAAGGGGTACGCCACGGCATCGTCCGGGGACGCCGGTCGTGGGCCGAGGAACGCGAGCTGGAGAAGCAGGAACTCGGCTACGAACGCCAGCCGTACGTGGTGGTGATCGGCGGCGGGCAGGGCGGCATCGCGCTCGGTGCGCGGCTGCGGCAGCTGGGGGTGCCCGCGCTGGTGCTGGACCGCCACGACCGTCCCGGCGACCAGTGGCGCAAGCGGTACCAGAGCCTGTGCCTGCACGACCCGGTCTGGTACGACCACCTGCCGTACCTGCCGTTCCCGGAGAACTGGCCGGTGTTCGCGCCGAAGGACAAGATCGCCGACTGGCTGGAGATGTACACCCGGGTGATGGACGTGCCGTACTGGACCCGGTCGGAGGTCCGCTCGGCGTCCTACGACGAGCGCACCGGGCGGTGGACCGTCACCGTCGACCGGGACGGCGACACCGTGGTCCTGACCCCGGAACAGCTCGTGTTCGCCACCGGCATGTCGGGCAAGCCGAACATCCCCGCGTTCCCCGGCATGGACGTCTTCGAAGGCGATCAGCACCACTCCTCGCAGCACCCCGGCCCGGATGCCTACGCGGGCCGCAAGGCCGTGGTGATCGGCTCGAACAACTCGGCGCACGACATCTGCGCGGCGCTGTGGGAGCACGGCGCGGACGTGACGATGGTGCAGCGGTCCTCGACGCACGTGGTGAAGTCGGATTCGCTGATGGAGATCGGCCTGGGCGACCTGTACTCCGAACGCGCGGTGGCCGCCGGGATGAGCACCGACAAGGCGGACATGGTGTTCGCGTCGCTGCCCTACCGGATCATGCACGAGTTCCAGATCCCGGTGTACGAGAAGATCAAGCAGCGGGACGCGGACTTCTACGAGCGCCTGGAGCGGGCCGGGTTCCGGCACGACTGGGGTGACGACGGGTCCGGCCTGTTCATGAAGTACCTGCGGCGCGGCTCCGGCTACTACATCGACGTCGGCGCCTCCGAACTCGTCGCCGACGGCAAGATCAAGCTGGTGCAGGGCCAGGTCGACCACCTGACCCGGGACGCCGTGGTGCTGGCTGACGGTACCGAGCTGACGGCGGAGCTGGTGGTGTACGCGACCGGCTACGGGTCGATGAACGGGTGGGTCGCCGATCTCGCCGGCCAGGAGATGGCCGACCGGGTCGGCAAGGTCTGGGGCCTGGGCTCGGGGACCACGAAGGATCCCGGGCCCTGGGAGGGCGAGCAGCGGAACATGTGGAAGCCCACCCAGCAGCCGGGGTTGTGGTTCCACGGCGGGAACCTGCACCAGTCGCGGCACTACTCGCTGTACCTGGCGCTGCAACTGAAGGCGCGCTACGAGGGGATCCCGACGCCGGTGTACGGGCTGCAGGAGGTGCACCACCTGTCCTGA
- a CDS encoding bifunctional 3-(3-hydroxy-phenyl)propionate/3-hydroxycinnamic acid hydroxylase — MDFDVAVVGYGPVGKLLAIQLGRRGHRVVVLDRNEADYPLPRAVTHCSDVARILQSVGLPPSAIPDVTEPYDDLYVWRNGDGETLVEVDWSGRGESGWYNTYFFSQPALEARLDALAGGLPPVRVLRGWEATGLDAAAGTVTARRGCERMTLAAAWIVGADGANSRVRRWAGAGWHDEGYFHDWLVVDVKPGPELHFPHIAGQSCDVRRPATMVPGGPGRRRWEFMRLPHESAADLDRTAKAWELLAPHGVTPDNAELERHSTYTFQAGWARRWRAGRVLLAGDAAHLMPPFAGQGLGAGVRDVMNLSWKLDLVLRGLAGPELLDTYGSERSHHVQAFVRFSVELGKVICITDPAEAAERDRRLIAERAAGGTPPAPPRPGLGPGVHAGAAGGRLALQGRVSADGVTGWFDDVFGGPGALIARDSRALAGPDLTALGISRVALDEVADVDGTYTRWLSELDAPAVLVRPDFHVFGAGDPAWLAAEFVAAVQGQRDAAPRAVPVARQ, encoded by the coding sequence GTGGACTTCGACGTCGCAGTCGTCGGGTACGGACCGGTGGGCAAGCTCCTGGCGATCCAGCTGGGCCGGCGCGGGCACCGGGTGGTGGTCCTCGACCGCAACGAGGCCGACTACCCGCTGCCCCGCGCCGTGACCCACTGCTCGGACGTCGCCCGGATCCTGCAGTCGGTGGGGCTGCCGCCGTCGGCGATCCCGGACGTCACCGAGCCCTACGACGACCTGTACGTGTGGCGCAACGGCGACGGCGAGACGCTGGTCGAGGTGGACTGGAGCGGGCGCGGCGAATCCGGCTGGTACAACACCTACTTCTTCAGCCAGCCCGCGCTGGAGGCGCGGCTCGACGCCCTCGCCGGCGGCCTGCCGCCGGTGCGGGTGCTGCGCGGCTGGGAGGCGACCGGCCTCGACGCCGCGGCGGGGACGGTGACGGCGCGGCGGGGCTGTGAGCGGATGACCCTGGCCGCGGCCTGGATCGTCGGCGCCGACGGCGCGAACAGCCGCGTCCGGCGGTGGGCCGGTGCCGGGTGGCACGACGAGGGCTATTTCCACGACTGGCTGGTGGTCGACGTCAAACCCGGGCCGGAACTGCACTTCCCGCACATCGCCGGCCAGTCCTGCGACGTGCGGCGGCCGGCCACGATGGTGCCGGGCGGCCCGGGACGGCGGCGCTGGGAGTTCATGCGGCTGCCGCACGAGTCCGCGGCGGACCTCGACCGCACGGCCAAGGCGTGGGAGCTGCTCGCCCCGCACGGCGTCACCCCGGACAACGCCGAGCTGGAACGGCATTCCACGTACACGTTCCAGGCGGGCTGGGCGCGGCGGTGGCGCGCGGGCCGGGTGCTGCTCGCGGGCGATGCCGCGCACCTGATGCCGCCGTTCGCCGGGCAGGGGCTCGGCGCGGGCGTGCGGGACGTGATGAACCTGAGCTGGAAACTGGATCTGGTGCTGCGCGGGCTCGCCGGGCCGGAGCTGCTGGACACCTACGGCAGTGAACGGTCGCACCACGTGCAGGCGTTCGTGCGGTTCTCGGTGGAGCTGGGGAAGGTCATCTGCATCACCGACCCGGCCGAGGCCGCGGAACGGGACCGCAGGCTGATCGCCGAGCGGGCCGCGGGCGGAACACCGCCGGCGCCGCCGCGACCGGGGCTCGGCCCGGGCGTGCACGCCGGTGCGGCGGGCGGGCGCCTGGCGCTGCAGGGCCGGGTGTCGGCCGATGGGGTGACCGGCTGGTTCGACGACGTCTTCGGCGGCCCGGGCGCCCTGATCGCCCGCGACTCGCGCGCGCTGGCCGGGCCGGACCTGACGGCGCTGGGCATTTCCCGGGTCGCGCTGGACGAGGTGGCCGACGTGGACGGCACCTACACCCGGTGGCTGTCCGAACTGGACGCTCCCGCGGTCCTGGTGCGGCCCGACTTCCACGTGTTCGGCGCGGGCGATCCGGCGTGGCTGGCGGCGGAGTTCGTGGCGGCGGTCCAGGGGCAGCGCGACGCCGCGCCGCGCGCGGTGCCGGTGGCCCGGCAGTGA
- a CDS encoding GAF domain-containing protein → MSVPGAVPPGCSLPAYARELIRMHDAVITGGRAPLRPRDVVFRSWERVLGLGLKADGLNARDWLGEDELARRRENSPLRDAVGDLRQVLGAMPHVLLVVTDADGVILWREGTPAVRRRADDLGFFEGAEWTEERVGTNAIGTALAEAAPVELLAGEHFEQDQHPWYCTASPVHDPRTGELAGVIDVSGPALTLHPAIGALVETGRRLAESQIRHGHQRRLDRLRRLGEPLLAAGPALLVDDDGWVAAGSGVSVGDRITAPAQGDPIAVPGLGACLPERLAEGWLIRPAGPDRRVSLELDLTRTPLLVLQGGDTGWRRPVTRRHAEILALLHRAGPAGLSAEALSRALYGDADHVVTVRAEVSRLRRLLGALVDTRPYRLADGVRMTVR, encoded by the coding sequence GTGAGCGTGCCCGGCGCAGTCCCGCCCGGCTGCAGCCTGCCCGCCTACGCCCGCGAGCTGATCCGCATGCACGACGCGGTCATCACCGGTGGCCGCGCGCCGCTGCGGCCCCGCGATGTGGTGTTCCGGTCCTGGGAGCGGGTGCTCGGGCTCGGGCTGAAGGCCGACGGGCTCAACGCCCGCGACTGGCTCGGCGAGGACGAGCTGGCCCGGCGGCGGGAGAACTCCCCGTTGCGGGACGCGGTCGGCGACCTCAGGCAGGTGCTCGGCGCGATGCCGCACGTGCTGCTGGTCGTCACCGATGCCGACGGCGTGATCCTGTGGCGCGAGGGCACCCCGGCGGTGCGCCGCCGCGCCGACGACCTCGGGTTCTTCGAGGGCGCCGAATGGACGGAGGAGCGGGTCGGCACGAACGCGATCGGCACCGCCCTGGCCGAGGCGGCACCGGTCGAACTGCTCGCCGGTGAGCACTTCGAGCAGGACCAGCACCCCTGGTACTGCACGGCCTCCCCGGTGCACGACCCGCGCACCGGGGAGCTGGCCGGTGTGATCGACGTGAGCGGCCCGGCGCTGACGCTGCACCCGGCGATCGGGGCGCTCGTGGAGACCGGGCGCAGGCTCGCCGAGTCGCAGATCCGGCACGGTCATCAGCGGCGGCTGGACCGGCTGCGCCGGCTGGGGGAACCGCTGCTGGCGGCCGGTCCCGCGCTGCTGGTCGACGACGACGGCTGGGTGGCGGCCGGCAGCGGCGTCTCCGTGGGCGACCGCATCACCGCCCCCGCGCAGGGCGACCCGATCGCGGTGCCCGGGCTGGGCGCGTGCCTGCCGGAGCGGCTGGCCGAGGGCTGGCTGATCCGGCCCGCCGGCCCGGACCGGCGGGTGTCGCTGGAGCTCGACCTGACCCGCACGCCACTGCTCGTCCTGCAGGGCGGCGACACCGGCTGGCGCCGCCCGGTGACCCGCCGCCACGCCGAGATCCTCGCGCTGCTGCACCGCGCTGGACCGGCCGGGCTGTCGGCGGAGGCGCTGAGCCGTGCGCTGTACGGCGACGCCGACCACGTCGTGACGGTGCGCGCCGAGGTGTCGCGGCTGCGGCGGCTGCTGGGCGCGCTGGTCGACACCCGCCCCTACCGGCTGGCCGACGGCGTGCGGATGACCGTGCGCTGA
- a CDS encoding fumarylacetoacetate hydrolase family protein — MRIVGVAGGAGGVTVGSLAADGSVTLIAGLEEFWAAPEGWLARPPAGERVPKPRLVPPVLPGARVICIGLNYREHAAEGSYRDAGLPEHPTLFARWTQSLTVGGAPIPVPRDEEGLDWEGEIVAWVGRPLADADPGTALAAVVGYSTFNDVTARRAQKLTSQWILGKNADSSGPLGPMVPAAEVGDLRDGLRVRTRVNGEIVQDGNTTDMVYPVGETLAHISRTFTVRPGDLLATGTPAGVGYARTPRWLLQPGDVVEVEVDRLGVLRNPIVGPGHRLLSREPGQQGAG, encoded by the coding sequence ATGCGGATCGTGGGAGTGGCGGGCGGCGCCGGCGGAGTCACCGTGGGCAGCCTCGCCGCGGACGGGTCGGTGACCCTGATCGCCGGGCTCGAGGAGTTCTGGGCCGCTCCGGAGGGCTGGCTGGCCCGGCCACCGGCAGGGGAGCGGGTGCCGAAACCGCGGCTGGTGCCGCCGGTGCTGCCCGGGGCACGGGTGATCTGCATCGGGCTGAACTACCGCGAGCACGCCGCGGAGGGCTCCTACCGCGACGCCGGGCTGCCCGAGCACCCGACGCTGTTCGCGCGCTGGACACAGTCGCTGACGGTGGGCGGCGCGCCGATCCCGGTGCCGCGCGACGAGGAAGGCCTGGACTGGGAGGGCGAGATCGTGGCGTGGGTGGGCCGCCCGCTGGCCGACGCCGACCCGGGGACCGCGCTCGCCGCCGTGGTCGGGTACTCGACGTTCAACGACGTCACCGCCCGCCGCGCGCAGAAGCTGACCTCCCAGTGGATCCTCGGCAAGAACGCCGACTCCTCCGGCCCGCTCGGCCCGATGGTCCCCGCCGCCGAGGTCGGCGACCTGCGTGACGGCCTGCGGGTCCGCACCCGCGTCAACGGCGAGATCGTGCAGGACGGCAACACCACCGACATGGTCTACCCGGTCGGCGAGACGCTGGCGCACATCTCGCGCACGTTCACCGTCCGGCCCGGCGACCTGCTCGCCACTGGCACGCCCGCCGGGGTCGGGTACGCCCGCACCCCGCGGTGGCTGCTCCAGCCGGGTGACGTGGTCGAGGTCGAGGTGGACCGGCTGGGTGTCCTGCGCAACCCGATCGTGGGGCCCGGGCACCGGCTGCTGTCCCGGGAACCGGGACAGCAGGGGGCCGGCTGA
- a CDS encoding methyltransferase domain-containing protein, which translates to MDDGYFGEDVAGTYDESSAAEFAPGVVEPAVAFLTGLAGDGAALELGIGTGRIALPLAARGVPVHGIDLSRAMVARLRAKPGGDAIGVTIGDFATTTVDGTFSVVYLVFNTIMNLTSQAGQVACFRNAAVHLAPGGSFVIEVVVPALRQLPAGQTVVPFQVGTTSWAYDVYDVATQAMSSNYVEVTGGRGRFRSIPFRYVWPAELDLMAQLAGLRLRERWAGWTREPFTGESGKHISVWRKPEHRDHGPGRTR; encoded by the coding sequence GTGGACGACGGCTACTTCGGCGAGGACGTCGCCGGGACCTACGACGAGTCGTCGGCGGCCGAGTTCGCGCCCGGCGTGGTGGAACCGGCCGTCGCGTTCCTGACCGGGCTGGCCGGGGACGGCGCGGCACTGGAACTGGGCATCGGGACCGGCCGGATCGCACTGCCGCTCGCGGCACGCGGCGTACCGGTGCACGGCATCGACCTCTCGCGCGCGATGGTCGCGCGGCTGCGTGCCAAACCGGGCGGCGACGCGATCGGCGTGACGATCGGCGACTTCGCGACGACGACGGTGGACGGCACGTTCTCCGTGGTGTACCTGGTGTTCAACACGATCATGAACCTGACCAGCCAGGCCGGGCAGGTCGCGTGCTTCCGCAACGCGGCCGTGCACCTGGCGCCCGGTGGAAGCTTCGTGATCGAGGTGGTGGTTCCCGCACTGCGGCAGCTGCCGGCCGGCCAGACGGTCGTGCCGTTCCAGGTCGGCACCACGAGCTGGGCCTACGACGTGTACGACGTGGCCACGCAGGCGATGAGCTCCAACTACGTGGAGGTGACCGGCGGGCGCGGCCGGTTCCGGTCGATCCCGTTCCGGTACGTGTGGCCCGCCGAGCTCGACCTGATGGCCCAGCTGGCCGGCCTGCGGCTGCGGGAGCGCTGGGCGGGCTGGACGCGCGAGCCGTTCACCGGCGAGAGCGGGAAGCACATCTCGGTGTGGCGCAAGCCGGAGCACCGAGATCACGGCCCGGGACGGACCCGCTAG
- a CDS encoding FadR/GntR family transcriptional regulator, producing the protein MTKLTDLSTGGRTRAEQLAALLEERIRTLAPGEPVGTIEDIRRESGLARATVSEAIRLLRDRGVLAIKPGRGGGLFAAEAGPVVRMRRTLLAVREEPSAVADAIELRNHLEELIDVGAARCRTAADVPRLRSRLDAMAAAGSWGEFVRANWALHEEIAALCPNAMARAVYLGTLGHLSTTEPNLSGPGAGSYRARRLRVHADLVDAIVAGDEAAVRAAVARHHITD; encoded by the coding sequence ATGACGAAGCTGACGGACCTGTCCACCGGCGGGCGCACCCGCGCCGAACAGCTCGCCGCCCTGCTGGAGGAGCGCATCCGCACCCTCGCGCCGGGCGAGCCGGTGGGCACCATCGAGGACATCCGCCGGGAGTCCGGGCTGGCCAGGGCGACCGTGAGCGAGGCGATCCGGCTGCTGCGCGACCGCGGTGTGCTCGCGATCAAGCCCGGCCGCGGCGGCGGCCTGTTCGCCGCCGAGGCCGGCCCGGTGGTGCGGATGCGGCGCACCCTGCTCGCGGTGCGCGAGGAACCGTCCGCGGTCGCGGACGCGATCGAGCTGCGCAACCACCTGGAGGAGCTGATCGACGTCGGCGCCGCGCGCTGCCGCACCGCCGCGGACGTCCCGCGCCTGCGGTCCCGGCTGGACGCGATGGCCGCCGCCGGGTCCTGGGGCGAGTTCGTGCGGGCGAACTGGGCGCTGCACGAGGAGATCGCGGCGCTGTGCCCGAACGCGATGGCCCGCGCGGTCTACCTGGGCACGCTCGGGCACCTGTCCACCACCGAGCCGAACCTGTCCGGCCCCGGCGCCGGGTCCTACCGCGCCCGCCGCTTGCGGGTCCACGCCGACCTGGTCGACGCCATCGTGGCCGGCGACGAGGCGGCCGTGCGCGCCGCCGTCGCCCGGCACCACATCACCGACTGA
- a CDS encoding IclR family transcriptional regulator produces MADLARVTLVLDTLAESRHGLTVTELAVRTGLPRSTVHRVLQCLERELYVVRAHEPDQSGYVLGPALLKFGMNSHLRLLAATRPDLVVLARELHERVELAVFSGREVVVVDQIAAPARLRGVTQVGKSFSLHASCIGKALLARLPDARVTELLPPRLDRFTPATITDRDVLLAELTAVRRTGVAVDLEEHDQGISAVATTRPGPGGTWQAVAVVMPSHAFAGKFAAVVRGLRRVNAEIDVAAALDLRRACLLSREPGRTGSAGPAATAP; encoded by the coding sequence ATGGCCGATCTCGCGCGGGTCACGCTGGTGCTGGACACCCTCGCGGAAAGCCGCCACGGTCTGACCGTCACCGAACTGGCGGTCCGCACCGGACTGCCGCGGTCCACCGTGCACCGGGTGCTGCAGTGCCTGGAACGCGAGCTGTACGTGGTGCGTGCGCACGAGCCGGACCAGTCCGGGTACGTGCTCGGGCCGGCGCTGCTGAAGTTCGGCATGAACAGCCACCTGCGGCTGCTCGCCGCGACCCGGCCCGACCTGGTCGTGCTCGCGCGCGAGCTGCACGAGCGGGTCGAGCTCGCCGTGTTCAGCGGGCGCGAGGTCGTGGTGGTCGACCAGATCGCCGCGCCGGCGCGGCTGCGTGGCGTCACCCAGGTCGGCAAGAGCTTCTCGCTGCACGCCAGCTGCATCGGCAAGGCGCTGCTGGCCCGGCTGCCGGATGCGCGGGTGACGGAGCTGCTGCCGCCGCGCCTGGACCGGTTCACCCCGGCGACGATCACCGACCGGGACGTGCTGCTCGCCGAACTGACGGCCGTGCGCCGGACCGGCGTGGCGGTGGACCTGGAGGAACACGATCAGGGGATTTCCGCGGTGGCCACCACCCGCCCCGGACCCGGCGGGACGTGGCAGGCGGTCGCGGTGGTGATGCCGAGCCACGCGTTCGCGGGGAAGTTCGCGGCCGTGGTGCGCGGGTTGCGGCGGGTGAACGCGGAGATCGACGTGGCCGCGGCCCTGGACCTGCGGCGGGCGTGCCTGCTGTCCCGGGAACCGGGACGGACCGGTTCTGCGGGACCGGCCGCGACCGCACCCTGA
- a CDS encoding alpha/beta fold hydrolase, which produces MGSVSSAISADGTTIAYERDGSGPLVVFLGGAFNDRTACAPVAEALRDRYTVVCVDRRGRGDSGDALRAAADYRIEREVEDLAAVIAAEGGPAAVFGFSSGGILALHAAVAGPAITRIALYEPPFALGGLAGSAKDLSGKLAALVDEGRRGDAVATMQIEGIGLPREVVEQLRRSPLWPQLEAVAQTVVYDATLTAAPNLPTAAMRALDLDVLVLSGSGTWPGLREAAQALPDHLARATYVEVPGGAGHGIPAEATAKALDEFLGGK; this is translated from the coding sequence ATGGGATCAGTGAGCTCGGCGATTTCGGCGGACGGGACGACGATCGCCTACGAGCGGGACGGCAGCGGTCCGCTCGTGGTGTTCCTCGGTGGTGCGTTCAACGACCGGACGGCGTGCGCGCCGGTGGCGGAGGCGTTGCGGGACCGGTACACGGTCGTCTGCGTCGACCGGCGCGGGCGCGGGGACAGCGGGGACGCCCTCCGCGCGGCCGCGGACTACCGGATCGAGCGTGAGGTCGAGGACCTGGCCGCGGTGATCGCCGCCGAGGGCGGGCCGGCCGCGGTGTTCGGATTCTCCTCCGGTGGCATCCTCGCCCTGCACGCGGCCGTGGCCGGACCGGCGATCACGCGGATCGCGTTGTACGAGCCGCCGTTCGCGCTCGGTGGGCTGGCGGGCTCCGCCAAGGACCTGTCCGGGAAGCTCGCCGCGCTCGTCGACGAGGGCAGGCGCGGCGACGCGGTGGCGACGATGCAGATCGAGGGCATCGGGCTGCCGCGCGAGGTGGTCGAGCAGCTCCGGCGGTCGCCGCTGTGGCCGCAGCTGGAGGCGGTCGCGCAGACCGTCGTCTACGACGCGACGCTCACCGCCGCACCCAACCTGCCGACGGCCGCCATGCGCGCCCTGGACCTCGACGTCCTGGTGCTCAGCGGCAGCGGTACGTGGCCCGGGCTGCGCGAGGCCGCCCAGGCGCTCCCGGACCACCTCGCCCGGGCCACCTACGTGGAGGTGCCGGGCGGCGCCGGGCACGGCATCCCGGCCGAGGCGACGGCGAAGGCGCTCGACGAGTTCCTCGGCGGGAAATGA
- a CDS encoding DUF3500 domain-containing protein has product MSPAEFRRYLFPPDSPRITSIQGMDAYAYAEAAKTDPFTGGLIRGWRPLQLREFRGVTEDGSLHPEVHPFEPARPGEEAPVQAMIAAARALESALDEEGRGKLRYAVDAVEWQTWANREFLQFDTGVRLEFQPPEVQRAALELVRASLSPEGFRLVRDVMRINGFLGEVVGLTSILNEFSYHIALYGEPHPVRPWGWQLSGHHCAVNCLVVAGRMVVSPVFLGAEPNEIDEGPHAGTTACTDRIRLGTDLMAALPADQRRAAVVYERMVDPAMPPGRVHPGDERHLAGAFQDNRVIPAEGIRVAAMPPAAREIALAIAGSFVSLLPAGPRAARMREVRGHLDRTWFCWIGGHEPGDVFYYRIQSPVLIAELDHHCGVFLDYDAPKPFHIHTVLRTPHGNDYGRAYVRAWQDRNG; this is encoded by the coding sequence GTGTCCCCCGCCGAATTCCGCCGCTACCTGTTCCCGCCGGACTCCCCGCGCATCACGAGCATCCAGGGCATGGACGCCTACGCCTACGCCGAGGCCGCGAAGACCGACCCGTTCACCGGCGGCCTGATCCGCGGCTGGCGGCCGCTGCAGCTGCGGGAGTTCCGGGGTGTCACCGAGGACGGCAGCCTGCACCCCGAGGTTCACCCGTTCGAGCCGGCCCGGCCCGGCGAAGAGGCACCCGTCCAGGCGATGATCGCCGCCGCCCGCGCCCTGGAGTCGGCCCTCGACGAGGAGGGCCGCGGCAAACTGCGGTACGCGGTGGACGCGGTCGAGTGGCAGACCTGGGCCAACCGGGAGTTCCTGCAGTTCGACACCGGCGTCCGGCTGGAATTCCAGCCGCCGGAGGTGCAGCGGGCCGCACTGGAGCTGGTGCGGGCCTCGCTGTCGCCCGAAGGCTTCCGGCTGGTACGGGACGTGATGCGGATCAACGGGTTCCTCGGCGAGGTCGTCGGCCTGACGAGCATCCTCAACGAGTTCAGCTACCACATCGCCCTCTACGGCGAGCCGCATCCGGTGCGGCCGTGGGGCTGGCAGCTGTCCGGGCACCACTGCGCGGTCAACTGCCTGGTCGTGGCGGGACGGATGGTGGTCAGTCCGGTGTTCCTCGGCGCCGAGCCGAACGAGATCGACGAGGGCCCGCACGCCGGTACCACCGCCTGCACCGACCGGATCCGCCTGGGCACCGACCTGATGGCGGCACTGCCGGCGGACCAGCGGCGCGCGGCCGTGGTGTACGAGCGGATGGTGGACCCGGCGATGCCGCCCGGCCGGGTGCACCCGGGCGACGAGCGGCACCTCGCCGGCGCCTTCCAGGACAACCGGGTCATCCCGGCCGAGGGCATCCGGGTCGCCGCGATGCCGCCCGCGGCGCGCGAGATCGCGCTGGCGATCGCCGGGTCGTTCGTGTCGCTGCTGCCCGCGGGGCCGCGCGCGGCCCGGATGCGCGAGGTGCGCGGGCACCTGGACCGGACGTGGTTCTGCTGGATCGGCGGGCACGAGCCGGGGGACGTGTTCTACTACCGCATCCAGTCCCCGGTGCTGATCGCCGAGCTGGACCACCACTGCGGCGTGTTCCTCGACTACGACGCGCCCAAGCCGTTCCACATCCACACGGTGCTGCGCACCCCGCACGGCAACGACTACGGGCGCGCGTACGTGCGTGCCTGGCAGGACCGGAACGGGTGA
- a CDS encoding SDR family NAD(P)-dependent oxidoreductase: MPTKQHKIGSGFGAATTAAEVLRGIDLTGRLAVVTGGYSGLGLETTRALANAGAHVVVPARRPDAAGAALGGLAEVDELDLGDLDSVRAFAGRFLSSGRRIDILIGSAAIMACPETRVGPGWEAQFATNHLGHFALVNRLWPAIAPGARVVSVSSRGHHFSGIRWDDPWFRRGYDKWQAYGQAKTANALFAVHLDKLAEPSGIRAFSLHPGSILTPLQRHIPLDEQIANGWVDEHGNPVAAGFKTPEQGAATQVWAATSPQLAGMGGVYCEDCDIAEPASGEPLPSGPGRPGLFQGVRDWATDPEQAERLWALSAELTGVNAF; the protein is encoded by the coding sequence ATGCCCACGAAACAGCACAAGATCGGTTCCGGTTTCGGCGCGGCCACCACCGCGGCCGAGGTCCTGCGGGGCATCGACCTGACCGGCAGGCTGGCGGTCGTCACCGGTGGCTACTCCGGCCTCGGCCTGGAAACCACCCGTGCACTGGCGAACGCGGGGGCGCACGTCGTCGTCCCGGCCCGCCGGCCGGACGCGGCCGGAGCGGCGCTCGGCGGCCTCGCCGAGGTGGACGAGCTGGACCTGGGTGACCTCGACAGCGTGCGGGCGTTCGCCGGGCGGTTCCTGTCCTCCGGGCGGCGCATCGACATCCTGATCGGCAGCGCCGCGATCATGGCCTGCCCGGAAACCCGCGTCGGCCCCGGCTGGGAGGCGCAGTTCGCCACCAACCACCTCGGGCACTTCGCGCTGGTGAACCGGCTGTGGCCGGCGATCGCCCCCGGCGCGCGGGTGGTCTCGGTGTCCTCGCGCGGTCACCACTTCTCCGGCATCCGGTGGGACGACCCGTGGTTCCGGCGCGGCTACGACAAGTGGCAGGCCTACGGGCAGGCCAAGACGGCCAACGCGTTGTTCGCCGTGCACCTGGACAAGCTGGCCGAACCGTCCGGGATCCGGGCGTTCTCCCTGCACCCCGGCAGCATCCTGACCCCGTTGCAGCGGCACATCCCGCTGGACGAGCAGATCGCCAACGGCTGGGTCGACGAGCACGGCAACCCGGTCGCCGCCGGTTTCAAGACGCCGGAGCAGGGCGCCGCCACGCAGGTGTGGGCCGCGACGTCCCCGCAGCTCGCCGGGATGGGCGGGGTGTACTGCGAGGACTGCGACATCGCCGAGCCGGCCTCCGGCGAGCCCCTGCCGTCCGGGCCCGGGCGGCCCGGCTTGTTCCAGGGCGTGCGCGACTGGGCCACCGACCCGGAGCAGGCGGAGCGGTTGTGGGCGTTGTCGGCGGAGCTGACCGGGGTGAACGCGTTCTGA